One genomic segment of Pedobacter endophyticus includes these proteins:
- the topB gene encoding DNA topoisomerase III, which produces MKIVIAEKPSVGRELAKVFGATTRRDGYIEGKGYSFTWAFGHLLQLAPPQDYGFIGWRKQHLPMLPAKFKLAVRKIKTKDGFVEDPAVRKQLDTIKRLFDEATEIIVATDAGREGELIFRYIYYYLKCKKPFRRLWISSQTNEAIKDGFRNLKPGTDYDTLFNSAHCRSESDWLVGMNATQALSISAGNRTVLSLGRVQTPTLAMICARFLEIKNFVPQTYYQISIQLVKDEQVFKAISTTNFNNKEEAEKLFATVEDVASGFPTGGNITAVESKPRKEPPPLLHDLSSLQQEANKKKGFTADQTLNILQNLYESKLVSYPRTGSRYIGDDVFAGVPDLIAKFTNHAEFGKQAQFLQTISLNKRSVNAKKVTDHHAVLPTGEEAYGLSADKQAVYDMVVGRMLEAFHQECLKEITKITIQSGLSFLANGTVIRSAGWRSVFNDTEDDKKDEDNATLPKVSVGEQLPISEKSLLEKQTKPKSMYNEASLLKALETCGKEIEDEELRYAMKDSGLGTPATRASIIETLITREYITREKRNLVPTHKGLAVYEVVKDKQIAQAELTGQWEKRLEEIRSGSSVTDFKSEITEYTKMITNELLIAGASISGKLAGASIVQS; this is translated from the coding sequence ATGAAGATTGTTATTGCAGAAAAGCCTTCTGTTGGTCGCGAACTTGCAAAAGTTTTTGGAGCAACCACCAGAAGAGATGGTTACATTGAAGGTAAAGGATACTCTTTTACCTGGGCTTTTGGGCATTTGTTACAGCTGGCACCTCCTCAAGATTATGGCTTTATAGGCTGGCGGAAACAACACCTGCCCATGTTGCCAGCTAAATTTAAACTGGCCGTTCGAAAAATCAAAACAAAGGATGGTTTTGTAGAAGACCCCGCGGTCCGGAAACAGCTTGATACCATTAAGCGATTGTTTGATGAAGCTACAGAAATTATTGTAGCAACGGATGCGGGGCGTGAGGGCGAGCTGATTTTCAGGTATATTTATTATTATCTGAAATGCAAAAAACCATTTCGTAGACTGTGGATCTCATCACAAACCAACGAAGCGATTAAAGATGGTTTCAGGAACCTGAAACCGGGAACGGATTACGATACACTTTTCAATTCTGCACATTGCCGTTCAGAATCTGATTGGCTGGTTGGCATGAACGCCACACAAGCGTTGAGCATATCAGCCGGAAACAGGACTGTATTATCGTTGGGCAGGGTGCAAACACCAACGCTTGCCATGATATGCGCCCGCTTTCTCGAAATCAAAAACTTCGTTCCCCAAACTTACTATCAAATCAGCATTCAGCTTGTTAAAGATGAGCAGGTTTTCAAAGCCATTTCCACAACGAATTTTAACAATAAAGAAGAAGCCGAAAAGCTTTTTGCAACAGTTGAAGATGTTGCCTCTGGTTTTCCGACAGGCGGTAATATTACCGCAGTAGAATCGAAGCCCCGCAAAGAGCCGCCACCACTGCTGCACGATTTGAGCAGTCTGCAACAAGAGGCCAATAAAAAGAAAGGCTTCACGGCCGATCAAACCCTCAATATTTTACAGAACCTTTATGAGAGCAAGTTGGTCTCCTACCCCCGTACCGGATCGAGATACATTGGCGATGATGTATTTGCCGGAGTGCCCGATTTAATCGCGAAGTTTACCAACCATGCCGAGTTTGGTAAACAAGCGCAATTTTTGCAAACGATAAGCTTAAACAAGCGCAGTGTAAACGCCAAAAAAGTAACCGATCACCATGCTGTTTTACCCACCGGCGAAGAAGCTTACGGTTTAAGCGCCGATAAGCAGGCGGTTTATGACATGGTAGTTGGCAGAATGCTCGAGGCTTTTCATCAGGAATGCTTAAAGGAAATTACAAAAATTACCATTCAATCGGGATTGTCTTTTTTGGCCAATGGCACCGTAATCCGTTCGGCAGGATGGCGATCCGTTTTTAATGATACCGAGGATGATAAGAAAGATGAAGACAACGCCACATTGCCGAAGGTAAGCGTAGGCGAACAGTTACCCATTTCGGAAAAATCGCTGTTGGAGAAACAGACCAAACCTAAGTCGATGTATAACGAAGCGTCGTTATTGAAGGCATTAGAAACCTGCGGAAAGGAGATTGAAGACGAAGAACTTCGCTATGCCATGAAAGACAGCGGCCTCGGAACACCCGCCACACGTGCCTCGATTATCGAAACCCTGATAACGAGAGAATATATTACTCGCGAAAAACGCAACCTCGTACCAACCCATAAGGGTTTAGCCGTTTACGAAGTGGTTAAAGATAAGCAAATCGCCCAGGCAGAATTAACCGGCCAATGGGAAAAACGCCTCGAGGAAATTCGCTCGGGTTCTTCGGTAACCGATTTCAAATCAGAAATTACGGAGTACACCAAAATGATTACTAATGAGCTGCTAATCGCCGGAGCCAGCATTTCGGGGAAGCTGGCTGGAGCGTCGATAGTCCAGAGTTAG
- a CDS encoding AAA domain-containing protein yields MPKEYFNKLQDLLIIEREEDLQSYLKLTENTSAADRRALGLTWYPIAIRNTEIGRGDYLTVELERTTSTDLSHQFRFGAAVVLFSNHDAKADRVEGIISHIAGNRMKISLRIDELPDWTRDGKLGVDLLFDNNSYDEMQTALNQAINLSASEPENKLISILTAGDKPSFENVEKFVLNQLNESQQLAVSKIVSANHLAIVHGPPGTGKTTTLVQAIKAMVKHNSGKILVVAPSNTAVDLLTEKLAAEDLNVIRVGNPARVSERLLAATLDYKMTDHPEMKTIKSLKKQANEYKNMAHKYKRSFGRAEREQRKALFDEAHKIGREVERTEQYIMDSLFDKAQIITATLVGANHYTVRHLKYHTLVIDEAGQALEPACWIPILKVEKVVLAGDHFQLSPTIKSNVASKGGLSTTLLEKSVKLHPEAVVLLNEQYRMNRQIMGYSSKVFYENKLKAHETVATQLLFDADEPLVFIDTAGCSFDEKLAGTSTINPDEAAFLVKHLTALMADFRLADPGTDFPSIAIVSPYKQQVQVLKALVDECTELAALSANIAVNTIDSFQGQERDVVYISLTRSNAEGSIGFLADTRRMNVAMTRARKKLVVIGDSSTLSKSKFYADFITYAEQLNAYHSAWEFMDV; encoded by the coding sequence TTGCCAAAAGAATATTTTAATAAACTCCAGGATTTACTCATTATTGAGCGAGAAGAAGATTTACAATCTTATCTCAAACTGACTGAAAACACGTCGGCAGCTGATAGAAGGGCATTAGGTTTAACCTGGTATCCGATAGCGATCCGAAATACCGAAATCGGTCGTGGTGATTATTTAACAGTTGAGTTGGAGCGAACAACAAGTACCGATCTTTCTCATCAATTCAGATTTGGCGCTGCGGTGGTGCTTTTTTCTAACCACGATGCCAAAGCGGATCGGGTAGAAGGAATTATTAGTCATATTGCGGGAAACAGGATGAAGATCAGTTTGCGGATTGATGAACTGCCCGATTGGACAAGAGACGGGAAACTGGGCGTCGACCTGCTTTTTGACAATAATAGTTATGATGAAATGCAGACCGCACTTAACCAGGCTATTAATTTGTCGGCCAGTGAACCGGAGAATAAACTGATCAGCATTTTGACTGCAGGCGACAAGCCCTCATTTGAAAACGTCGAAAAATTTGTCCTGAACCAACTGAATGAATCGCAGCAGTTGGCGGTAAGCAAAATTGTGTCGGCAAACCATTTGGCAATTGTTCACGGGCCTCCCGGAACGGGCAAAACTACCACATTGGTACAGGCTATAAAAGCGATGGTTAAGCACAATAGCGGCAAGATTTTAGTTGTAGCGCCGAGCAATACGGCGGTTGATCTGCTTACCGAAAAGTTGGCTGCAGAAGATTTGAATGTAATTCGTGTGGGCAACCCGGCAAGGGTTTCTGAAAGACTTCTGGCCGCCACTCTAGATTACAAAATGACCGATCACCCGGAGATGAAAACGATAAAATCGTTAAAAAAGCAGGCGAACGAGTACAAAAATATGGCCCACAAGTATAAGCGAAGCTTTGGTCGGGCCGAGCGAGAGCAACGGAAGGCCCTGTTTGATGAGGCACACAAAATTGGTAGGGAGGTAGAGCGTACGGAGCAATACATTATGGACAGCTTGTTTGATAAGGCGCAAATAATTACAGCAACGCTTGTGGGCGCAAACCATTATACCGTTCGCCATTTGAAATACCATACACTTGTAATAGACGAAGCGGGCCAGGCACTTGAGCCTGCTTGTTGGATTCCGATTTTGAAGGTAGAAAAAGTAGTTCTTGCGGGCGATCATTTTCAGCTTTCTCCAACCATAAAATCAAATGTGGCGAGCAAGGGAGGATTATCAACCACTTTGTTAGAGAAATCGGTAAAACTTCATCCCGAAGCGGTGGTGCTTTTAAATGAACAATATCGCATGAATAGGCAGATTATGGGTTATTCATCGAAAGTTTTTTATGAAAACAAACTAAAAGCGCACGAAACCGTTGCAACACAATTGCTTTTTGATGCGGACGAGCCACTGGTTTTTATTGATACCGCTGGTTGCAGTTTTGATGAGAAGTTAGCCGGTACAAGTACGATCAATCCTGATGAAGCGGCGTTTTTGGTTAAGCATTTAACGGCTTTAATGGCCGATTTTAGATTGGCAGACCCAGGAACTGATTTTCCATCGATAGCGATCGTTTCGCCCTATAAGCAGCAAGTGCAGGTTTTAAAAGCGCTTGTTGACGAGTGTACGGAATTGGCCGCATTAAGTGCAAATATTGCAGTGAATACAATCGATAGTTTTCAGGGGCAGGAACGGGATGTGGTTTACATCAGCCTCACCCGAAGCAATGCGGAAGGTAGCATTGGGTTCCTTGCTGACACAAGAAGGATGAATGTAGCGATGACGAGGGCCCGAAAAAAACTGGTGGTTATTGGCGATAGCTCAACCCTTTCTAAATCTAAATTTTACGCCGATTTTATCACCTACGCGGAGCAGCTGAATGCTTACCATAGCGCCTGGGAATTTATGGATGTTTAG
- a CDS encoding DUF3037 domain-containing protein gives MQEKFLFEYAVVRVMPRVEREEFFNVGIVLFCSKKKYLHSIFFLNEAKIRAFLGDIDVDELAKNLHAFERISKGAAGSGPIGEYDQASRFRWLTATRSTVVQCSKVHPGFCTDPEETMLRLHQELVL, from the coding sequence ATGCAAGAGAAGTTCTTATTTGAGTATGCTGTAGTTCGTGTTATGCCGAGGGTAGAACGCGAAGAATTTTTTAATGTGGGTATCGTTTTATTCTGCTCGAAGAAAAAGTATCTGCACAGTATCTTCTTTTTAAACGAAGCTAAAATCAGGGCATTTTTGGGCGATATAGACGTGGATGAACTAGCAAAAAATTTGCATGCATTTGAACGGATAAGCAAAGGTGCAGCTGGATCTGGTCCGATTGGGGAGTATGATCAGGCTTCGCGGTTTAGGTGGCTAACCGCTACACGAAGTACGGTGGTACAATGCTCAAAGGTGCATCCCGGCTTTTGTACCGATCCGGAAGAAACTATGTTGAGGTTGCATCAGGAATTGGTTTTGTAG
- a CDS encoding HipA family kinase, whose product MNDFQLRTVNVTRYVTPLREGGSMPAIAEADDNFLYVLKFRGAGQGPRALIAELIGGEIARLLGLKVPELVFANLDEAFGRTEPDEEIQDLLKASVGLNLALHYLSGAITFDPTVTTVDAKLASQIVWLDCFLTNMDRTCRNTNMLLWHKELWLIDHGASLYFHHSWQNWEEQATRAFFLVKDHVLLPWASQLEVVDQEFRSMLNAEKIRAIVGLIPNEWLEEESIFASKQAHREAYAHFLETRLNHSDIFLKEAQHAREVLI is encoded by the coding sequence ATGAACGATTTTCAACTCAGAACCGTTAACGTTACACGCTACGTTACTCCATTGCGTGAGGGCGGGTCGATGCCGGCCATTGCAGAGGCCGACGATAATTTTTTGTATGTACTCAAATTTCGCGGCGCAGGGCAGGGGCCGAGGGCACTCATAGCAGAATTAATTGGTGGCGAAATTGCCAGATTGTTAGGCTTAAAAGTGCCGGAGCTGGTGTTTGCAAATTTGGATGAAGCTTTCGGTCGTACCGAGCCCGATGAAGAAATTCAGGATTTGTTAAAGGCCAGCGTGGGCCTGAATTTAGCCCTTCACTATCTTTCGGGCGCCATTACATTCGATCCGACGGTGACTACTGTTGACGCTAAATTGGCCTCGCAAATTGTTTGGTTAGACTGCTTTTTAACGAATATGGATCGTACTTGTCGGAATACAAACATGCTGTTGTGGCATAAAGAATTGTGGCTGATTGACCATGGCGCCTCGCTATATTTTCATCACTCCTGGCAAAACTGGGAAGAGCAGGCAACAAGGGCGTTTTTCTTGGTTAAAGACCATGTATTGTTGCCATGGGCCTCGCAGCTCGAAGTGGTAGATCAAGAATTTCGGTCGATGCTTAATGCCGAAAAAATCCGGGCAATTGTGGGCTTAATTCCAAATGAATGGCTGGAAGAAGAAAGTATTTTTGCCAGTAAACAAGCCCATCGTGAAGCCTATGCGCACTTCCTCGAAACGCGTTTAAATCATTCAGACATCTTTTTAAAAGAAGCACAGCATGCAAGAGAAGTTCTTATTTGA
- a CDS encoding KTSC domain-containing protein → MPSSVISHFSYNEQDKVLKITFVTGLVYHYKNVPKRTYSLLKSSISKGRYFNFHIKDKFKFEKIESD, encoded by the coding sequence ATGCCATCATCAGTAATCAGCCATTTCAGTTATAACGAACAAGATAAGGTATTGAAGATCACCTTTGTTACAGGCCTGGTTTACCACTATAAAAACGTTCCGAAAAGAACATACAGTTTATTAAAGTCCTCCATATCAAAAGGGAGATATTTTAATTTTCACATCAAAGATAAGTTTAAGTTTGAAAAAATAGAATCGGATTAA
- a CDS encoding DNA-formamidopyrimidine glycosylase family protein — translation MPEGPSIVILRDQIKALNLGKPEVLEVAGYVKTIDKEQLIGEKIKDFKSWGKHFLICFNDFTIRIHFMLFGTYLINAYKQTPLALGLTFKKDELNFYTCKVELLEGNVDELYDWRVDVMADEWDEKLAVKTLREHPDSYICDLLLDQHIFAGVGNIIKNEVLYRARIHPLSKPEKIPLKKLRELVRQCQQYSFEFLKWKKENTLSKHWEVYKQKECPNGHKVEKKKTGKSNRQTYYCTECQIKCA, via the coding sequence ATGCCCGAAGGACCATCGATAGTCATTTTAAGAGATCAGATTAAGGCTTTGAACCTGGGCAAGCCCGAGGTTTTGGAAGTTGCCGGATATGTAAAAACAATTGATAAGGAACAATTGATCGGCGAAAAAATTAAAGACTTTAAAAGCTGGGGGAAACATTTTTTAATCTGTTTTAACGATTTCACCATCCGCATTCATTTTATGCTGTTTGGCACCTACCTAATTAACGCATATAAACAAACTCCCCTGGCTTTGGGGCTGACGTTTAAAAAAGACGAATTGAACTTTTATACTTGTAAAGTCGAACTTTTAGAGGGAAATGTAGACGAGCTTTACGATTGGCGAGTGGATGTGATGGCTGACGAATGGGACGAAAAACTGGCGGTTAAAACGCTGAGAGAGCACCCCGATTCTTATATCTGCGATTTACTTCTCGATCAACATATTTTTGCGGGCGTGGGCAATATCATCAAAAATGAGGTTTTGTACCGGGCACGTATTCATCCGCTGAGTAAACCCGAAAAAATTCCGCTCAAGAAATTAAGAGAATTAGTTCGCCAATGTCAACAATACAGCTTTGAATTTCTCAAATGGAAAAAGGAAAACACGTTAAGCAAACATTGGGAGGTTTACAAACAAAAAGAATGCCCCAATGGCCATAAGGTTGAGAAAAAAAAGACCGGAAAATCGAACAGACAAACTTATTATTGCACCGAATGTCAAATAAAGTGCGCATGA
- the idi gene encoding isopentenyl-diphosphate Delta-isomerase, which yields MREDVILVDENDLQIGQMEKLEAHQKGELHRAFSIFIFNNKNELLLQRRAKNKYHSGGLWTNTCCSHPRLGETNLAAANRRLKEEMGMECALNPVFSFLYKASFNDGLTEHELDHVFFGYSEGLPNLNTDEADDYRYVTLAALQKEIDEKPEAFTKWLQICLPKVSDYYNNR from the coding sequence ATGAGAGAAGACGTAATACTTGTGGACGAGAACGACCTGCAGATCGGGCAAATGGAGAAACTGGAAGCCCACCAAAAAGGGGAGTTGCATCGTGCATTTTCGATATTTATTTTTAATAACAAAAACGAGTTGCTGTTGCAGCGACGGGCCAAAAACAAATACCATTCTGGCGGCTTGTGGACTAACACGTGCTGTAGTCATCCGCGTTTGGGCGAAACCAATTTAGCTGCTGCCAACCGCCGACTAAAAGAAGAAATGGGGATGGAATGTGCCTTAAACCCTGTTTTTAGCTTTCTTTATAAAGCAAGTTTTAACGATGGCCTTACGGAGCATGAGTTAGATCATGTGTTTTTCGGGTATTCGGAGGGATTGCCAAACTTGAACACAGACGAAGCCGACGATTATCGCTATGTAACTTTAGCAGCTTTGCAGAAAGAGATCGACGAAAAGCCGGAAGCATTTACCAAATGGCTTCAGATATGCCTGCCTAAAGTGAGCGATTATTATAATAACCGGTAA
- a CDS encoding phytoene/squalene synthase family protein, translated as MKEMFDQLSADCSKLTTQRYSTSFSLGIYFLGRELRMPIYAIYGFVRCADEIVDSFHQYDKRSLLNGFKRDTFEALELGISLNPMLNSFQRVVNQYKIDHELIHLFLKSMEMDLSDQLYTAELYNEYILGSAEVVGLMCLKVFTKGDEAEYQRLKPFAMKLGSAFQKVNFLRDVKADHQALKRNYFPNVNLAAFCDNQKRAIENEIEEEFAEALQGIKMLPLNSRKGVYLSFIYYKKLFKKIKGLSAEKIMTERIRIPNHHKIGLMFDSMIRHKLNVI; from the coding sequence ATGAAAGAAATGTTCGACCAGTTATCTGCCGATTGCAGCAAGCTCACTACACAAAGGTACAGCACGAGTTTTTCGCTCGGGATTTATTTTTTGGGCAGGGAATTGCGCATGCCCATTTATGCAATTTACGGATTTGTTCGCTGCGCAGATGAAATTGTAGATAGCTTTCATCAATACGATAAAAGATCGTTGTTAAATGGTTTCAAAAGAGATACGTTCGAGGCGCTCGAATTGGGGATCAGCCTTAATCCGATGCTGAACTCGTTTCAGCGGGTGGTAAACCAGTATAAAATAGATCATGAGCTCATTCATCTGTTTCTTAAAAGTATGGAAATGGATTTAAGCGACCAACTTTACACGGCGGAGCTATACAATGAATACATTCTGGGCTCGGCAGAGGTAGTTGGGCTGATGTGTTTAAAGGTTTTTACCAAAGGCGATGAGGCGGAATATCAACGGTTGAAACCTTTTGCCATGAAATTGGGCTCTGCCTTTCAAAAGGTGAATTTCCTTCGCGATGTAAAGGCCGATCATCAGGCGCTTAAGCGCAATTACTTTCCCAATGTAAACCTTGCGGCATTTTGCGATAATCAAAAAAGAGCAATAGAAAACGAAATTGAAGAGGAATTTGCAGAGGCACTACAAGGCATAAAAATGCTTCCCCTAAATTCGCGGAAGGGAGTTTACTTGTCGTTCATCTATTATAAAAAGCTATTTAAAAAAATAAAAGGGCTGAGCGCAGAAAAAATTATGACGGAAAGGATCAGAATTCCAAACCACCATAAAATCGGATTGATGTTCGATTCCATGATCAGGCATAAGCTCAACGTAATATAA
- a CDS encoding MerR family transcriptional regulator, giving the protein MTYTISDLEQLSGIQSHTIRIWEQRYNALQPMRSEGNTRLYDDDQLRRLLNIASLNKTGLKISKICNLSPKDFSDLVDQTCLTVKDDALSDYYVSQLIKYGISFDEPAFAALLDKGISDLGIQNAYRKVIYPLLVRLGVMWQKDDICPAHEHFLTHIIKQKLLSAVNDLGLQPETADTWLLFLPEDEDHDIGLIFANYMLRANGHKVIYLGSKVPLQSLQKVLKTVNVNRVLFFMVRSRLPVVAQKYIDELTVICQGIKIHVAGNNQLITKLKSIGRINWLKSLDEFDNAIQKTNLL; this is encoded by the coding sequence ATGACGTACACCATCTCTGATCTGGAACAGCTTTCGGGCATTCAATCTCATACCATCAGGATATGGGAGCAGCGGTATAATGCGCTTCAGCCGATGCGGTCAGAAGGTAACACCCGTTTATATGATGATGACCAGCTTCGCAGGCTGCTGAACATTGCAAGCTTAAATAAAACGGGCCTTAAAATTTCAAAAATCTGCAACCTTTCTCCAAAAGATTTTAGTGATCTCGTAGATCAAACCTGCCTAACCGTTAAAGATGATGCGCTAAGCGATTATTACGTTTCGCAACTGATAAAATATGGCATCAGCTTCGATGAACCCGCCTTTGCGGCCTTGCTAGATAAGGGTATTAGCGATTTAGGGATACAAAATGCGTATCGCAAAGTAATTTATCCGTTACTGGTTAGGCTGGGCGTGATGTGGCAAAAAGACGATATCTGTCCCGCACACGAACATTTTCTTACCCATATTATTAAACAAAAACTGTTGAGTGCCGTTAACGATCTCGGCCTTCAACCGGAAACCGCAGACACCTGGTTGCTTTTTTTGCCCGAAGACGAAGATCATGATATTGGATTGATCTTTGCCAATTATATGCTCAGGGCAAATGGGCACAAAGTGATCTATTTGGGAAGCAAAGTTCCGCTACAATCGTTGCAAAAGGTGCTAAAAACAGTAAATGTTAATCGGGTTCTATTCTTTATGGTTAGAAGCCGATTGCCCGTTGTTGCACAAAAATATATCGACGAATTAACGGTAATTTGCCAGGGTATTAAAATACATGTAGCCGGCAATAATCAGTTAATTACAAAACTTAAGTCTATCGGTCGCATTAATTGGCTAAAATCTCTTGATGAATTTGATAACGCCATCCAAAAAACTAATTTATTATGA
- a CDS encoding LytR/AlgR family response regulator transcription factor has protein sequence MSISCIAIDDDPHALQNLIAYVEELPNLELVETFTEPLKALTKILASGPVDIIFLDVEMPVLSGIELATLLRPKTTHLIFTTAHARYAIDAFKVEADAYLLKPYSMLHFSKTINSLYPTGQKEGKLSLEDSFFYIAVEAGDSVEQIDLSELVSVETIDDEVRFRTMSKSFTCPKSSYINTLKLLKKHPAFIQVSPPVLIGKQHIRGVFGHKVLLFGGISYSVADSHLSAFSSFLNNNQ, from the coding sequence ATGTCAATAAGTTGCATTGCTATTGATGACGATCCACACGCTCTTCAAAATTTGATTGCCTATGTGGAAGAACTGCCAAATCTTGAGTTGGTGGAAACCTTCACCGAACCGTTGAAGGCACTGACCAAAATTTTGGCCTCGGGCCCTGTCGACATTATTTTTTTAGACGTTGAAATGCCGGTGCTATCGGGAATAGAGCTGGCAACGCTTTTGCGCCCAAAAACCACGCATTTAATTTTTACCACAGCCCATGCCCGCTACGCAATAGATGCATTTAAAGTGGAGGCCGATGCCTATTTACTAAAACCCTATTCGATGTTGCATTTCTCGAAAACGATTAATAGCTTGTATCCCACCGGGCAAAAAGAGGGTAAATTATCGCTGGAAGACAGCTTTTTTTATATTGCAGTTGAAGCCGGCGATAGCGTAGAACAAATTGACCTCAGCGAGCTGGTTTCAGTAGAAACCATTGATGACGAAGTTCGGTTTAGAACGATGAGCAAATCCTTTACTTGTCCTAAATCAAGCTATATAAACACGCTAAAGCTTCTAAAAAAGCACCCTGCATTTATCCAGGTAAGTCCGCCAGTTCTTATTGGCAAGCAACATATCAGAGGAGTATTTGGCCATAAGGTGTTGCTATTTGGTGGTATATCTTATTCAGTAGCCGACTCTCATTTAAGCGCTTTCTCGTCTTTTCTAAATAATAACCAATAA
- a CDS encoding response regulator codes for MKRILVVDDDPDILEVFQMALESEHYKVFPLLSPRYIFKNIKDFKPDLVILDIMLNGMDGRAVFRELRQNPETRAIPVILASARYNESYVTAQEYYPEAYLEKPFDIDNLLQKVSALT; via the coding sequence TTGAAAAGAATTTTAGTTGTAGATGATGACCCCGATATATTGGAGGTTTTTCAAATGGCGTTGGAAAGTGAGCATTACAAAGTTTTCCCTTTACTATCACCCCGGTACATTTTTAAAAATATTAAAGATTTTAAGCCCGATTTGGTTATTCTGGATATCATGTTGAACGGCATGGACGGCAGAGCGGTTTTTAGAGAGCTGAGGCAAAACCCCGAAACCAGGGCCATTCCTGTAATATTGGCTTCAGCAAGATATAACGAAAGTTATGTTACTGCACAGGAGTATTATCCCGAGGCTTACCTCGAAAAACCGTTCGATATTGATAACCTGCTTCAAAAAGTCAGTGCCCTAACCTAG